The following proteins come from a genomic window of Sulfurospirillum tamanense:
- a CDS encoding TolC family outer membrane protein, with protein FRAITQDKNIAFAGYLPTLDFVAAAGREKTNSNSTNNQDVYLNRTEMAFILQWNLFRGGADKLNISRQDSRISAASYRVMEAINEKTLETAQAYLAALKEMKLLELAKENVEVHDRLYNQIQQRIDAGIGAQSELEQAASRLALAESNLVATQNNFDDAVVNFEKVYGSSVNPEAFSDPANSADIPENFALLLEQGQQNNPSLKVQRANIDVATKNYHISKAAYLPVIDLEAKQSWNKNIGGVEGDDDSSSIMLRFTYNLYNGGADDATHQKRISELAKEKEVFSMMERQNKERLGLAWNAYTMIDKQMGYIEKHRDLSEKTLSLYNEEFGLGRRTLLDILDTEGEYYGAQRELVTAKYDKIFAKYRIFEQTGTLLQVAGTHGLEMVGMADTGVSKADELDTISH; from the coding sequence ATTTTCGCGCTATCACCCAAGACAAAAACATTGCCTTTGCTGGATACCTACCAACTCTTGATTTTGTGGCAGCTGCAGGACGTGAAAAAACCAACAGCAACAGCACAAACAATCAAGATGTTTACCTTAACCGCACTGAAATGGCCTTCATTCTTCAGTGGAACCTTTTTCGAGGTGGTGCAGACAAGCTAAACATCAGTCGCCAAGATAGCCGCATTAGCGCTGCGTCTTATCGCGTCATGGAAGCTATCAATGAAAAAACTCTCGAGACAGCTCAAGCATACCTTGCAGCACTCAAAGAGATGAAGCTTCTTGAACTCGCTAAAGAAAACGTAGAAGTACATGACCGCCTTTACAACCAAATCCAACAACGCATTGATGCGGGCATTGGCGCACAATCTGAACTTGAGCAAGCCGCCAGCCGTTTAGCCTTGGCTGAATCAAATCTTGTTGCCACACAAAACAACTTTGATGACGCAGTGGTTAATTTTGAAAAAGTCTATGGCTCCTCTGTTAACCCCGAAGCCTTTAGTGACCCAGCTAACAGCGCAGATATTCCTGAAAACTTTGCCCTCTTGCTAGAACAAGGACAGCAAAACAACCCTTCTTTAAAAGTTCAGCGCGCCAACATTGATGTGGCAACAAAAAATTACCACATCAGCAAAGCCGCATACCTTCCTGTGATAGACTTAGAAGCTAAGCAGTCGTGGAACAAAAACATTGGGGGCGTAGAAGGAGACGATGACTCTAGCTCCATTATGTTGCGCTTTACTTACAACCTTTACAATGGTGGAGCCGATGACGCTACACATCAAAAACGCATCAGCGAACTTGCTAAAGAAAAAGAGGTCTTTAGCATGATGGAACGCCAAAATAAAGAACGCTTGGGCTTAGCGTGGAACGCGTACACCATGATTGACAAACAAATGGGCTACATTGAAAAACACCGTGACCTAAGCGAAAAAACCCTCTCGCTCTACAACGAAGAGTTTGGCCTCGGACGTCGCACCTTGCTTGATATTTTAGATACTGAAGGCGAATACTACGGTGCGCAACGTGAACTTGTTACCGCCAAATATGACAAAATTTTCGCCAAATACCGCATCTTTGAACAAACTGGCACCTTGCTACAAGTAGCGGGTACTCATGGTCTTGAGATGGTTGGCATGGCAGATACGGGTGTTTCCAAGGCGGACGAATTAGACACTATCTCTCACTAA
- a CDS encoding type I secretion system permease/ATPase, translating to MPEEIINAVGIDPLLECLVIVAKLHGKPFSAESLIEGLPTAKGRAEPELFSIHGAKANFSRAAARAGFTSKVVKRELKQIPALVLPCILMLKDKQACILDAFDANKTHARIIVPECGEGETWVRVEDLEKEYLGFAFYLKRIYLQSERKDDVLEQRESKHWFWGTLWRSRKLYKDVLLASLVVNFFVLASPLFVMNVYDRVVPNNAVETLWVMAIGVAVVYLLDTVLKFLRAYFLEVAGKKSDIIMSSMIFEKVMALTMGVWPKSIGSFANNLKEFESIRSFFTSATVSTIIDLPFVVIFIVVIYFIGGSIVVVPLVVMLLLLGYALSIRQSLSKSIESAYKAAAQKNAILIESLSNIEMIKTMGATGRAQFQWEEASGEIAQKGLKTRIISNSISTITALLVQLNTVAVVVYGVYLIQDLSLTMGGLIATVILSSRAISPLGQIASLMANYQHTKTALTSLNDIMALPVDRPHGREYINREKFEGKIEFKNVTFTYPGALKPALENVSFVIQPKERVGIVGRIGSGKTTLEKLILGLYQPSSGSILIDDIDISQIDPADLRTHISYVSQDIVLANGTVKDNIAYKAPYATDEEILEAAKLAGVEEFIRQNPQGYEMEVGERGAALSGGQRQSIAIARAFLLDAPIVLLDEPTNSIDNTMEAKIRTHFARKFENKTIMLITHKTALLPLVDRLIILDNGKIVLDGPRDNVLKQLQGNGGARV from the coding sequence ATGCCAGAAGAGATTATTAATGCTGTGGGTATAGACCCGCTATTAGAGTGCTTGGTGATTGTTGCCAAACTTCACGGAAAACCTTTTAGTGCTGAATCGCTTATCGAAGGGCTACCTACCGCCAAAGGGCGTGCTGAGCCGGAGCTTTTTTCTATTCACGGCGCTAAAGCTAACTTTTCTCGCGCCGCGGCGCGTGCGGGATTTACCTCCAAGGTTGTTAAGCGCGAACTAAAACAAATCCCTGCCCTTGTACTGCCTTGTATTTTGATGCTCAAAGACAAGCAAGCCTGCATTCTAGATGCGTTTGATGCCAACAAAACCCACGCACGTATCATTGTTCCTGAGTGCGGCGAGGGCGAAACATGGGTGCGTGTAGAGGATTTAGAAAAAGAGTATTTGGGCTTTGCCTTTTACCTCAAACGCATTTACCTTCAATCCGAACGCAAAGACGACGTGCTTGAACAGCGAGAATCCAAACACTGGTTTTGGGGAACACTATGGCGCTCACGCAAGCTCTATAAGGACGTTTTATTAGCATCTTTAGTTGTCAATTTTTTTGTACTTGCTAGTCCCTTATTTGTCATGAACGTTTATGACAGGGTCGTGCCCAACAATGCCGTTGAGACTCTTTGGGTTATGGCCATTGGGGTAGCGGTAGTCTATCTCCTTGATACGGTACTCAAATTTTTACGCGCCTATTTCTTGGAAGTGGCAGGTAAAAAAAGTGATATTATCATGTCTTCCATGATTTTTGAAAAGGTCATGGCGCTCACCATGGGTGTGTGGCCAAAGTCCATTGGCTCTTTCGCGAACAACCTCAAAGAATTTGAATCCATTCGCTCTTTTTTTACCTCCGCCACGGTGTCTACCATCATTGACCTACCCTTTGTGGTAATTTTTATTGTGGTGATTTATTTTATCGGCGGCTCTATTGTCGTGGTTCCTTTGGTGGTCATGCTCTTGCTCCTTGGGTATGCACTGTCCATTAGACAATCCCTTAGTAAAAGTATCGAAAGCGCCTATAAAGCCGCGGCACAAAAAAATGCTATTTTAATTGAAAGCCTTAGCAACATCGAAATGATTAAAACTATGGGTGCCACAGGGCGTGCACAGTTTCAATGGGAAGAGGCTTCGGGGGAGATTGCGCAAAAAGGGCTAAAAACTCGCATTATTTCAAATTCTATTTCCACTATTACTGCTCTTTTGGTGCAACTCAACACCGTTGCAGTGGTAGTGTATGGGGTATATCTGATTCAAGATTTAAGTCTGACCATGGGGGGATTAATTGCAACGGTCATTCTCTCTTCCCGCGCTATTTCACCCCTTGGGCAAATTGCCTCACTAATGGCGAATTACCAACACACCAAAACGGCTTTAACCTCCCTTAATGACATCATGGCGCTTCCTGTGGATAGGCCTCACGGAAGAGAGTACATCAATCGAGAGAAATTTGAAGGGAAAATTGAATTCAAAAACGTCACCTTTACCTACCCAGGAGCCTTGAAACCTGCCCTTGAAAATGTCAGTTTTGTCATTCAACCCAAGGAGCGTGTTGGTATTGTAGGAAGAATTGGGTCTGGAAAAACCACTCTTGAAAAACTGATTCTTGGGCTATATCAACCAAGCTCGGGGAGTATTTTAATTGACGATATTGATATCAGTCAAATCGACCCTGCGGATTTGCGCACCCATATTAGCTACGTTTCCCAAGACATTGTGCTTGCCAATGGCACCGTCAAAGACAACATTGCCTATAAAGCGCCCTACGCTACCGATGAAGAGATTTTAGAAGCAGCCAAGCTAGCGGGCGTAGAAGAATTCATCCGCCAAAACCCGCAAGGATACGAGATGGAAGTGGGCGAACGCGGTGCTGCCCTTTCAGGAGGTCAGCGCCAAAGCATCGCTATTGCTAGAGCGTTTTTGCTCGATGCGCCTATCGTACTTTTAGATGAGCCAACAAACTCCATCGACAACACCATGGAGGCAAAAATTAGAACCCATTTTGCCCGTAAATTTGAAAATAAAACCATCATGCTAATTACTCACAAAACAGCACTCCTTCCTCTTGTAGATAGGCTTATCATTCTCGATAATGGCAAAATTGTCTTGGACGGCCCACGTGATAATGTCTTAAAACAACTCCAAGGAAATGGAGGCGCCCGTGTTTGA
- a CDS encoding HlyD family type I secretion periplasmic adaptor subunit — protein MFEKLPKIDPHAVRSVSKKQSYSPQDLAYMRSLSAAVLEKSTLSSRLILWTIALSVAWLVLWASYASVDEIARGEGRVIPSSRVQVVQNLEGGIVEELYVREGDNVQRGQPLLKIQDIRFVSSFQENRLRIQELKAKTIRLYAEANGLDFDSAPRDQTLDSSFLDEEKSLFLSNKIQLENAIEIINSQLRQRTSELTEIRARIRQLTRSLSLLKEEITLKEPMVKQGVVPAVELLQLRRQLNDAEGSLESAKLSVPRIESSIEETRGKIQDTVLAFRNKAKEQFNEVSAELMLTQQSIGALTDRVDRAIVRAPVSGTVKQLFTNTVGGVVKPGMDIMEIVPIDDALLVEVKVKPSDIAFIQLDQPATVKFTAYDFSIYGGLTGHVSQIGADTITDEKGNTYYVAMIKTDSTHLSSANEILHIKVGMVASVDIITGKKTVLDFLLKPILKAKHNALRER, from the coding sequence GTGTTTGAGAAACTTCCTAAAATCGACCCTCACGCCGTGCGCTCTGTCTCTAAAAAACAGAGTTATTCTCCCCAAGATTTAGCATACATGAGAAGCCTCAGTGCAGCAGTCTTAGAGAAGTCCACCCTTAGTAGCCGTTTGATTTTGTGGACAATCGCCCTTTCGGTTGCTTGGCTTGTCTTATGGGCAAGTTACGCTTCTGTGGATGAAATAGCACGCGGAGAAGGCAGGGTTATTCCTTCAAGCCGCGTCCAAGTGGTGCAAAACCTCGAAGGAGGCATCGTCGAAGAACTTTACGTGCGCGAAGGGGACAACGTCCAACGCGGCCAACCCCTTCTTAAGATTCAAGACATTCGTTTTGTGAGCTCTTTTCAAGAAAACCGCCTACGCATCCAAGAACTCAAAGCCAAAACCATCCGTTTGTACGCAGAAGCCAATGGTTTGGATTTTGACAGTGCCCCTAGAGACCAAACGCTAGACTCTTCTTTTTTGGACGAAGAAAAAAGCCTCTTTTTAAGCAATAAAATCCAACTTGAAAATGCCATCGAAATCATCAACAGCCAACTGCGCCAACGCACTAGCGAGCTCACTGAAATACGTGCGCGCATTCGTCAGCTCACCCGTAGCCTAAGTCTTCTTAAAGAGGAAATCACCCTCAAAGAACCCATGGTTAAACAAGGAGTTGTGCCTGCGGTGGAGCTATTGCAATTACGCCGCCAGCTCAATGATGCCGAAGGAAGCCTAGAGAGCGCCAAGCTTTCTGTGCCACGCATCGAATCCTCCATTGAAGAGACCCGCGGCAAAATCCAAGACACCGTTCTTGCCTTTCGCAACAAAGCCAAAGAGCAGTTCAACGAAGTTTCTGCCGAACTCATGCTCACTCAGCAATCCATCGGTGCCCTTACTGACCGCGTAGACAGAGCCATCGTGCGTGCACCTGTAAGTGGTACGGTTAAGCAGCTCTTTACCAATACTGTGGGCGGGGTAGTAAAGCCGGGTATGGACATCATGGAAATCGTACCCATTGATGACGCACTGCTTGTGGAAGTGAAAGTCAAACCCTCCGACATCGCTTTCATCCAACTCGACCAACCTGCAACGGTCAAATTTACCGCCTATGATTTTTCCATCTACGGCGGCCTAACAGGTCACGTGAGCCAAATCGGCGCAGACACTATCACTGACGAAAAAGGCAATACCTACTATGTGGCGATGATTAAAACCGACTCTACACACCTAAGTTCTGCTAATGAGATTTTACATATTAAAGTTGGAATGGTAGCCAGTGTTGACATTATCACAGGCAAAAAAACAGTCTTGGACTTTTTACTCAAACCCATCCTCAAAGCCAAACACAATGCCTTACGGGAGCGTTAA
- a CDS encoding response regulator transcription factor, which translates to MILCCVTYPTIFAHWKAAIETENPLHVKDFSTLLETLNTSSSMILLVHGEFFGETPLVSGILQLRTHAPRTRIMVLEDTPTFEEGKPLLRLGIFGYANARLSAAHLQQALMLIRDGNIWLYPEFLLQMIQGLPQTDSSDFLTQRLTKREYEIATLVAQGRSNKEIAKISFITEHTVKVHLRTIFEKLGIHDRLSLALMFR; encoded by the coding sequence ATGATACTTTGTTGCGTCACTTACCCCACTATTTTTGCCCATTGGAAAGCAGCCATTGAAACAGAAAATCCTTTACATGTAAAGGATTTTTCAACATTACTTGAAACCCTCAACACCTCCTCTTCGATGATTCTACTCGTCCATGGAGAATTTTTTGGAGAAACCCCTTTGGTTTCGGGTATTTTGCAACTGCGCACCCATGCCCCAAGAACACGCATTATGGTCTTAGAAGATACCCCTACCTTTGAAGAGGGCAAGCCTCTTTTGCGCCTGGGTATTTTTGGCTATGCCAATGCAAGACTCTCAGCTGCCCATTTACAACAAGCACTTATGCTTATTAGAGATGGGAATATTTGGCTCTATCCTGAATTTTTACTCCAAATGATTCAAGGGCTTCCCCAAACCGACTCTTCGGATTTTCTCACCCAGCGCCTCACAAAGCGAGAATACGAGATTGCTACCCTTGTAGCCCAAGGACGTTCCAACAAAGAGATTGCCAAAATCTCTTTTATCACCGAACACACCGTTAAGGTGCATTTACGTACTATCTTTGAAAAATTGGGTATTCACGATAGGCTCTCTCTGGCGCTAATGTTTCGCTAA